A genomic segment from bacterium encodes:
- a CDS encoding response regulator transcription factor has product MSKAAPRILVVDDEKAIRHFLNATLTAEGYQVYEAPNGHEALDAVPAVRPDAVVLDLGLPDLEGHEVITRLREWSAVPIVVLSVREHEGEKIRALDAGADDYLTKPFGVGELLARLRAAMRRAARPDGEPVYEVEGLRVDLERRLVSLGGHELSLTPTEYELLRALALHAGKVLTHGQLLKQVWGASYDPEAHLLRVNISNLRRKLEPDPTRPRYILTEPGVGYRLAAPPG; this is encoded by the coding sequence ATGAGTAAGGCGGCCCCCCGCATTCTGGTCGTTGATGATGAGAAAGCCATTCGGCACTTCCTCAACGCCACGTTAACGGCCGAAGGCTACCAGGTATACGAGGCGCCGAACGGGCACGAGGCCCTCGATGCCGTCCCGGCCGTGCGGCCGGACGCGGTCGTGCTAGACCTTGGGCTGCCGGATCTGGAGGGCCACGAGGTCATCACGCGCCTGCGTGAGTGGTCGGCGGTGCCGATCGTTGTCCTCTCGGTCAGGGAGCATGAAGGCGAGAAGATCAGGGCACTGGATGCGGGGGCGGATGACTACTTGACCAAGCCCTTCGGCGTCGGGGAGCTGCTGGCACGGCTGCGGGCCGCGATGCGTAGGGCGGCGCGGCCAGACGGGGAGCCGGTCTATGAGGTCGAGGGACTCCGCGTGGACCTTGAGCGCCGGCTCGTCTCCCTCGGAGGGCACGAACTGTCCCTGACGCCCACCGAGTACGAACTGCTGCGGGCCCTGGCCCTGCACGCCGGGAAGGTGCTGACCCACGGCCAACTCCTCAAGCAGGTCTGGGGGGCAAGCTATGACCCCGAAGCCCACCTGCTGCGCGTCAACATCAGCAACCTGCGCCGCAAGCTGGAGCCGGACCCGACGCGCCCGCGGTACATCCTGACGGAGCCCGGCGTGGGGTACCGCCTGGCGGCGCCACCGGGGTAG
- a CDS encoding amidohydrolase — MDRRDFVWLSTLTLGGVVARSPEAAAQARRNADLAFYGGPVVTMDSAQPVAEAVAVRAGRVILVGSQAQVQAVCDRGTQMVDLGGRTLTPGLIDAHSHLSAFGHMELFFAKIRPPQVHDFDSLRRVLAAAAEKLPRGAWIVARGFNEFDEERFPCRWEVDPATPNNPALLIHWTGQYGVANTLALQEADLFSPQAQDPYGGKFLRDRQGVPDGRLLHYPAIYAVYQPTMTPEEEYRAVLWGAQRFIEQGVTCVHDNFANQRSNIAYVTAERQGELPLRLRLYPYVANLQHCQQMVQRLKRYEGPLVRVQGVKLAVDGYPLMYKVLPQHQQINMPMHPADQFQAIVSTIHRGDWQVDVHAAGDRGVDLTLEAFSKAAGGGRAVRDRRHRIEHYMFYRQESIDRTAAMGVPVCTQPAWIDMRAADLVRKLGPEPVAKMVPLGSFREAGVAICFGADVCASPTHLPMDSIIPAVRRDPPGNIRLDPSERLTFMEALEAHTLTAAYAAFDEGDMGSITQGKVADFAVWDNDLRQANENSLHDLKVVATYVGGKQVWRA; from the coding sequence ATGGACCGTCGAGACTTCGTCTGGCTATCCACACTGACGCTGGGGGGAGTGGTCGCGCGCTCCCCCGAGGCTGCCGCACAGGCCCGGCGGAACGCTGATCTGGCCTTCTATGGCGGCCCGGTCGTCACCATGGACTCGGCCCAGCCAGTCGCCGAGGCGGTGGCCGTGCGGGCCGGACGGGTCATCCTGGTCGGCAGCCAGGCTCAGGTGCAGGCGGTCTGCGACCGCGGGACCCAGATGGTTGACCTCGGGGGGCGGACACTCACGCCCGGCCTCATAGACGCCCACAGCCACCTGAGCGCCTTCGGGCACATGGAGCTGTTCTTCGCCAAGATCCGGCCGCCGCAGGTGCATGACTTCGACAGCCTGCGGCGCGTGCTCGCGGCCGCCGCAGAGAAGCTGCCGCGCGGCGCCTGGATCGTTGCCCGCGGGTTCAACGAGTTCGACGAGGAGCGCTTCCCCTGCCGCTGGGAGGTTGACCCCGCGACCCCCAACAACCCCGCCTTGCTGATCCACTGGACCGGCCAGTACGGTGTGGCGAACACGCTGGCACTCCAGGAGGCCGACCTCTTCTCGCCCCAGGCCCAGGACCCCTATGGCGGCAAGTTCCTGCGGGACCGCCAGGGCGTACCCGATGGTCGCCTGCTGCACTACCCGGCCATCTACGCCGTCTACCAGCCCACGATGACACCCGAGGAGGAGTACCGGGCTGTGCTGTGGGGCGCGCAGCGGTTCATCGAGCAGGGCGTCACGTGCGTCCACGACAACTTCGCCAACCAGCGCTCGAACATCGCGTACGTCACCGCTGAGCGGCAGGGGGAGCTGCCGCTGCGCCTGCGGCTGTACCCGTATGTGGCCAACCTGCAGCACTGCCAGCAGATGGTGCAACGCCTGAAGCGTTATGAGGGGCCGCTGGTGCGGGTGCAGGGGGTCAAGCTGGCGGTGGACGGCTACCCGCTGATGTACAAGGTGCTGCCCCAGCACCAGCAGATCAACATGCCGATGCACCCGGCGGACCAGTTCCAGGCCATCGTCTCGACCATCCACCGGGGCGACTGGCAGGTGGATGTCCACGCCGCGGGGGATCGCGGGGTGGACCTGACCCTTGAGGCGTTCAGCAAGGCCGCCGGAGGGGGCCGGGCCGTCCGCGACCGTCGGCACCGCATTGAGCACTACATGTTCTACCGGCAGGAGAGCATTGACCGGACGGCCGCCATGGGGGTACCCGTGTGCACGCAGCCGGCGTGGATCGACATGCGCGCGGCGGACCTGGTGCGCAAGCTGGGACCCGAGCCGGTGGCGAAGATGGTACCGCTGGGCAGCTTCCGCGAGGCGGGGGTAGCGATCTGCTTCGGGGCTGATGTGTGCGCCTCGCCGACGCACCTGCCGATGGACAGCATCATCCCGGCGGTCCGCCGCGACCCGCCCGGGAACATCCGCCTCGACCCGTCGGAGCGGCTCACCTTCATGGAGGCGCTGGAGGCCCACACCCTGACCGCGGCGTACGCGGCGTTCGACGAGGGGGACATGGGCAGCATCACGCAGGGGAAGGTCGCCGACTTCGCGGTGTGGGACAACGACCTGCGGCAGGCCAACGAGAACAGTCTCCACGACCTGAAGGTAGTCGCGACTTACGTGGGTGGCAAGCAGGTGTGGCGGGCCTAA
- a CDS encoding D-alanine--D-alanine ligase has translation MDLAQLRSKRIAVLAGGKTGEREVSLRTGQGIADALGRQGFSAILLDPAEGLFNPLRDSGAEVVFNALHGGDGEDGTIQAALELMGLPYTGSGMLGCALTMNKVQSKRIMQALGVATPPFLYLRGRFAPEWLGRVLAEIGLPCVTKPNDDGSSLGVTICREEATVARELESLAGQYGDVLVDRYVEGTELTVGVLGCGKTLRALPVLELVPHNEFYDYEAKYTKGLTDLVCPARISLEAAAAAQELALLAHTELCCHGISRCDMHLDEAGKLWFHEVNSCPGMTETSDVPHEAFAAGMTYDELVLEILQSALARRR, from the coding sequence ATGGACCTCGCACAACTTCGCAGCAAGCGCATAGCCGTACTGGCCGGCGGCAAGACCGGCGAGCGGGAGGTGTCGCTACGCACCGGGCAGGGCATCGCCGACGCCCTGGGGCGGCAGGGCTTCAGCGCGATCCTCCTCGACCCCGCCGAGGGCCTGTTCAATCCGCTGCGCGACTCGGGCGCCGAGGTGGTCTTCAACGCCCTCCACGGCGGCGATGGCGAGGACGGCACGATCCAGGCGGCGCTGGAGCTGATGGGCCTGCCGTACACCGGCTCCGGGATGCTGGGCTGCGCGCTGACGATGAACAAGGTCCAGTCCAAGCGCATCATGCAGGCGCTGGGCGTGGCCACGCCACCGTTCCTGTACCTGCGCGGCCGGTTCGCCCCCGAGTGGCTGGGGCGGGTGCTTGCCGAGATCGGCCTGCCGTGCGTCACCAAGCCCAATGACGACGGTAGCAGCCTGGGGGTCACGATCTGCCGCGAGGAGGCCACCGTGGCGCGCGAGTTGGAGAGCCTGGCGGGGCAGTATGGCGATGTGCTGGTGGACCGGTACGTCGAGGGGACGGAGTTGACGGTGGGCGTACTGGGCTGCGGGAAGACGCTGCGGGCCCTGCCGGTCCTCGAACTCGTGCCGCACAACGAGTTCTACGACTACGAGGCCAAGTACACCAAGGGCCTGACCGACCTGGTCTGCCCGGCGCGGATCTCGCTCGAAGCCGCTGCCGCCGCGCAAGAGTTGGCACTGCTGGCCCATACCGAGCTGTGCTGCCACGGCATCAGCCGCTGCGACATGCACCTGGATGAAGCCGGCAAGCTGTGGTTCCACGAAGTGAATAGCTGCCCCGGGATGACCGAGACCTCCGATGTCCCCCATGAGGCCTTCGCGGCCGGCATGACGTACGACGAGTTGGTGCTGGAGATCCTGCAGAGCGCCCTGGCGCGCCGGCGGTAG